In Colias croceus chromosome 19, ilColCroc2.1, the following are encoded in one genomic region:
- the LOC123700339 gene encoding uncharacterized protein LOC123700339 — translation MKILWTGLALVFILTIIEVEGHGRLIEPPSRASAWRYGFDTPHNYNDHELYCGGFSRQWNKNNGKCGVCGDAWDSPQPRAHELGGRFGQGVIVRKYAPKDVIVIKVELTANHNGFFEFRVCEEAKGTTQDCLDKHLLLLDGKDTSKFYPNQGNRVYEMKYQLPEGLECSHCVLQWRYIAGNNWGTCENGTGAVGCGPQEEFRACADIAIGDRFTTTTKRPRPTYVPPSRRPTVPTPEETSGSAWYGVVVAIVTLLVALALLAGLYLYYYRGGMRIKNLLKSKAAPPAPVPPPRHKKVSLSRETPPVISSPKIISDSGFETVDLRSN, via the coding sequence ATACTATGGACTGGACTGGCTCTAGTTTTCATCCTGACTATAATAGAAGTGGAAGGGCACGGCAGACTCATTGAACCACCCTCACGAGCGTCGGCGTGGCGGTACGGCTTCGACACCCCGCACAATTATAACGACCACGAACTTTATtgcggaggattttccagACAATGGAATAAGAATAATGGAAAATGCGGTGTCTGCGGTGACGCCTGGGACTCGCCGCAGCCCAGAGCGCACGAGCTAGGCGGTCGCTTTGGCCAAGGAGTCATCGTCCGCAAATATGCTCCTAAAGATGTTATCGTCATTAAAGTCGAGTTAACGGCAAACCATAACGGTTTCTTCGAATTCCGTGTGTGCGAAGAGGCAAAAGGCACCACACAAGACTGTCTCGACAAACATCTATTACTGCTAGATGGTAAAGATACCTCTAAATTTTATCCCAATCAAGGAAATAGAGtgtatgaaatgaaatatcaGTTGCCCGAAGGCTTGGAATGTTCGCATTGCGTGCTGCAATGGAGGTATATTGCTGGGAATAACTGGGGCACTTGTGAAAACGGGACAGGGGCTGTCGGATGTGGGCCGCAAGAGGAATTCAGGGCATGCGCAGATATAGCTATTGGAGATCGCTTCACCACCACCACGAAGAGACCGAGACCGACGTACGTGCCACCGAGCAGACGTCCAACTGTGCCAACACCCGAGGAGACTTCGGGAAGCGCATGGTACGGTGTCGTGGTCGCCATCGTCACTCTCCTCGTTGCGCTTGCGCTGCTGGCGGGATTGTACCTGTACTACTACAGAGGTGGCATGAGGATAAAGAATCTATTGAAATCCAAGGCGGCGCCTCCTGCGCCTGTTCCTCCGCCCAGGCACAAGAAGGTCTCTCTGTCTAGAGAGACACCACCTGTGATATCGTCACCGAAAATAATATCCGACTCAGGATTTGAAACAGTCGATTTAAgatctaattaa